In the Paenibacillus sp. FSL H7-0357 genome, one interval contains:
- a CDS encoding extracellular solute-binding protein, whose product MKFRRLSLLLLSAIMVFVLAACGGGNGNSGNGGKAESTDKPVTEATNAAKETAAPDDGALDHSKPLKLTVFSTTANYAGPQTGWFAKVIKDKFNIELDIVASNLTGGDTKISAMMASGDLGDIIVFGDDKNHYPNAIKGKLLLDWTQDGLLDKYGTDIMKQFPKAVEKAKVAFGGGSAVYGIGNSVATNPSGPSEGKDMTWGPDLRWDLYQQIGAPEIKTIEDYLPVLKKMQELEPKNEQGKKTYAFSLWSDWDGNYKMTLAKQFANMLGYDEIPDTAVYVKADEEKYYDFLSEDSWYMKSLKLYYEANQMGLLDPDSLTQKFDDVVAKYKDGRMLFSWFPWLGAANYNTAERTAEGKGFALVPFKDELMYSTGFNVYGGNGIISIGAKAKEPARIMEFLNWMYTPEGAMLSAGSGTAVPNGPKGLTWDINSNGQPVVTDFGWKAYTDQQNTQVPEEFGGGDYYYGSNQMNFSFVVPAMENPETSEPYDHNLWKTTLERNPSKLDSDWRAKMGVLTAKEYFEKNNLLAVAPQGFTGKEPLIMDKTLEQKNKQIGTVIQQISWKMVFAKNQAEFDKLNKEMHDKVNGLGYADVIEFSVKKAEELFEARKSVK is encoded by the coding sequence ATGAAGTTCAGAAGGTTATCGCTGCTTCTGCTGAGCGCCATCATGGTGTTCGTTCTGGCAGCCTGCGGCGGCGGAAACGGGAATTCAGGCAATGGGGGCAAAGCGGAGAGTACAGATAAACCGGTCACCGAGGCTACGAATGCGGCAAAAGAAACCGCAGCACCGGATGACGGCGCACTTGATCATTCCAAACCGCTGAAGCTGACGGTATTCTCAACAACCGCCAACTATGCGGGTCCGCAGACCGGCTGGTTCGCTAAGGTCATCAAGGATAAATTCAATATCGAGCTGGATATTGTCGCCTCCAACCTGACCGGCGGGGACACCAAAATCTCGGCGATGATGGCTTCCGGCGATCTTGGAGATATCATCGTCTTCGGGGATGATAAAAACCACTATCCCAATGCGATCAAAGGAAAGCTGCTGTTGGACTGGACGCAGGATGGGCTGCTTGACAAATACGGCACCGATATCATGAAGCAATTCCCGAAAGCTGTGGAGAAGGCTAAAGTTGCCTTTGGCGGGGGCAGCGCAGTCTATGGCATCGGAAACAGTGTTGCTACCAATCCTTCCGGCCCTTCCGAAGGCAAGGATATGACTTGGGGACCGGATTTACGCTGGGATCTGTACCAGCAAATCGGGGCACCGGAGATTAAAACCATTGAGGATTACCTGCCGGTACTGAAAAAGATGCAGGAGCTTGAGCCGAAGAATGAGCAAGGCAAAAAAACCTATGCCTTCTCGCTCTGGTCCGACTGGGACGGCAACTACAAAATGACGCTGGCAAAGCAATTCGCCAACATGCTGGGCTATGATGAAATCCCCGATACTGCAGTCTACGTTAAAGCCGATGAAGAGAAATATTATGATTTCCTCTCCGAGGACAGCTGGTACATGAAGTCGCTCAAGCTGTATTACGAGGCCAATCAAATGGGGCTGCTCGATCCTGACTCCCTGACCCAGAAATTTGATGATGTGGTGGCGAAATACAAGGATGGCCGTATGCTGTTCTCCTGGTTCCCGTGGCTGGGTGCCGCCAACTACAATACTGCGGAAAGAACGGCAGAAGGCAAAGGTTTTGCACTGGTACCGTTCAAGGATGAGCTGATGTATTCAACAGGCTTCAATGTGTACGGCGGCAACGGTATTATCTCCATCGGAGCAAAAGCCAAGGAGCCTGCGCGGATTATGGAGTTCCTCAATTGGATGTATACACCGGAAGGCGCGATGCTCTCGGCAGGCAGCGGAACAGCTGTACCTAACGGGCCTAAGGGCTTGACCTGGGATATTAACAGCAATGGCCAGCCAGTAGTCACCGATTTCGGTTGGAAGGCTTACACTGACCAGCAGAACACCCAAGTACCTGAAGAATTCGGCGGCGGTGACTATTATTACGGGTCGAATCAGATGAACTTCTCGTTTGTTGTTCCGGCGATGGAGAATCCCGAGACAAGCGAGCCGTATGACCACAATCTGTGGAAGACAACACTGGAACGCAATCCATCGAAGCTTGACAGTGACTGGAGAGCAAAGATGGGCGTGCTGACGGCTAAGGAATACTTTGAGAAAAACAATCTGCTTGCCGTTGCGCCGCAGGGCTTCACCGGCAAAGAGCCGCTGATTATGGATAAAACGCTGGAGCAGAAAAATAAACAGATCGGTACAGTCATTCAGCAGATTTCCTGGAAAATGGTTTTTGCCAAAAATCAGGCTGAATTTGACAAGCTGAACAAGGAAATGCATGACAAGGTCAACGGTCTCGGCTATGCCGACGTTATTGAATTTTCGGTCAAAAAAGCGGAGGAGCTGTTCGAGGCCCGCAAAAGTGTAAAGTAA
- a CDS encoding carbohydrate ABC transporter permease, whose amino-acid sequence MRKKLKPGDALFQGINYLLFGLFTLSCIYPFYYLFINTISSNDLSAAGYIKYYPREIHFDNYFKVLRISGLSHAALVSVYRTVVGTMLTVGASAFLGYLFTKKEMWGRQIWYRSVVVTMYFSAGLIPWYITMHNLHLTNNYLAYILPTIITPFNIILVKTFVEAIPPSLEESASMDGAGYLRVFWSIIVPLTTPILATITIFSAVSQWNSFIDTAFLMTDTKYYTLQFLLWRYLNESSSLAALIRNSPDMAASVQNMQTPTSVRMTVTMIVVLPILIVYPFFQRFFVKGIMIGAVKG is encoded by the coding sequence TTGCGAAAAAAGCTAAAGCCCGGCGATGCCCTGTTCCAGGGAATTAACTATCTGCTCTTTGGATTGTTCACCCTGAGCTGCATTTATCCGTTCTATTATCTGTTCATCAACACGATCAGCTCCAATGATCTCAGTGCGGCAGGCTATATCAAATATTATCCGCGTGAGATCCATTTCGACAACTACTTCAAGGTGCTGCGGATCAGCGGGCTCAGTCATGCAGCGCTGGTGTCGGTCTACCGTACAGTAGTCGGCACAATGCTGACTGTGGGTGCTTCGGCTTTCCTGGGGTATCTCTTCACCAAAAAGGAGATGTGGGGCCGGCAAATCTGGTACCGCAGCGTCGTGGTCACGATGTATTTCAGCGCCGGGCTGATTCCCTGGTACATTACGATGCACAACCTGCATCTGACCAACAATTATCTGGCTTATATTCTGCCGACGATCATTACGCCCTTCAATATTATTCTGGTCAAAACCTTTGTGGAGGCGATCCCGCCTTCACTGGAGGAATCCGCTAGCATGGATGGAGCAGGTTATCTGCGGGTGTTCTGGAGTATTATTGTCCCGCTGACGACGCCGATACTGGCTACGATTACGATATTTTCGGCGGTAAGCCAGTGGAATTCTTTCATTGATACCGCATTTCTGATGACGGATACGAAATATTACACTCTGCAGTTTCTGCTCTGGCGTTACTTAAATGAGTCCAGTTCGCTGGCAGCGCTGATCCGCAATTCACCAGATATGGCGGCCAGCGTCCAGAACATGCAAACCCCGACCTCGGTCCGGATGACAGTAACGATGATTGTGGTACTGCCGATTCTGATTGTGTATCCGTTTTTCCAGCGTTTTTTTGTCAAAGGCATTATGATCGGCGCAGTCAAGGGCTGA
- a CDS encoding ABC transporter permease, which translates to MGVPSEELLRGVEPVRPSRRKLQNKHKLFLMALPFLVVTFIFYYLPISGWIYAFYDFIPGIPLSDTPYVGLKWFRTMVSNPTQTAEVLRVLKNTVAMSSLGLITSVFPVIFAILLTEIKSGWYRKFVQTLTTIPNFISWILVYALAFSLFSVDSGVVSGILVQLGIVDEGYNFLASSSNIWVTMIAWYWWKSLGWGAILYLAAIAGIDQELYEAAEVDGASRFRKIWHITVPGLIPTFFVLLLLSIGNFVNNGMEQYFAFQNAMNKDAIEVLDLYVYNIAFANNFPFATAVSMLKSVVSVILLFAANTLSRVVRDESII; encoded by the coding sequence ATGGGGGTACCTTCCGAAGAGCTGCTTCGCGGAGTGGAGCCGGTCCGTCCATCCCGCAGGAAGCTGCAGAACAAACACAAGCTGTTTCTCATGGCGCTTCCGTTTCTTGTTGTGACCTTTATTTTCTACTATTTGCCGATCAGCGGATGGATCTACGCGTTCTATGATTTCATCCCCGGCATTCCGCTGTCGGACACGCCGTATGTCGGGCTGAAATGGTTCCGGACTATGGTTTCGAATCCGACGCAGACCGCCGAAGTGCTGCGCGTGCTGAAGAACACGGTGGCGATGAGCTCCCTGGGGCTGATAACCTCTGTTTTTCCGGTCATTTTTGCGATACTGCTCACCGAGATTAAGTCGGGCTGGTACCGCAAGTTCGTACAGACACTGACCACGATTCCGAATTTCATCAGCTGGATTCTCGTCTATGCGCTGGCGTTCTCGCTGTTTTCCGTAGATAGCGGGGTGGTGAGCGGCATACTCGTGCAGTTGGGCATAGTCGATGAGGGATACAATTTTCTTGCTTCCAGTTCGAATATCTGGGTCACGATGATTGCCTGGTACTGGTGGAAATCGCTCGGGTGGGGGGCAATCCTGTATTTGGCGGCGATTGCAGGCATTGACCAGGAGCTGTATGAAGCGGCAGAGGTGGACGGAGCCAGCCGGTTCCGCAAAATTTGGCATATTACCGTGCCCGGTCTTATCCCTACCTTTTTTGTACTGCTGCTGCTCTCGATCGGGAACTTTGTGAATAACGGGATGGAACAGTATTTTGCCTTCCAGAACGCAATGAACAAGGATGCCATCGAAGTGCTGGACCTGTATGTGTACAATATCGCTTTTGCCAACAACTTCCCGTTCGCCACGGCGGTCAGCATGCTGAAATCGGTCGTCAGCGTTATTCTGCTGTTCGCGGCCAATACGCTGTCGAGAGTGGTGCGCGACGAATCTATCATTTAA
- a CDS encoding CDP-alcohol phosphatidyltransferase family protein — MLKNTANILSISRIVLLPALFFTYGNALLFTVVYLACGLSDVLDGYIARKTKSESTLGAKLDSIADLGFFAVVMVSIIFKNGNEILEYLPWIVTIILIRMANLAIAAYKYHSFAILHTWGNKLAGFLLFATPLILHLDQTAWLLPVCFTAVLSAAEESIIHLSSTELDLNRASLFYKK; from the coding sequence TTGTTAAAAAATACTGCAAATATCCTCTCAATCAGCCGGATCGTGCTCTTGCCTGCCTTGTTTTTCACTTACGGCAATGCCCTGCTCTTTACGGTAGTTTATCTGGCTTGCGGGCTTAGCGATGTGTTGGACGGGTATATAGCCCGTAAGACCAAAAGTGAAAGTACCTTGGGCGCGAAGCTGGACTCCATTGCAGACCTCGGCTTTTTTGCTGTAGTTATGGTGTCGATCATTTTCAAGAATGGGAATGAAATATTAGAATATCTGCCATGGATCGTAACCATCATACTCATTCGCATGGCCAACCTGGCCATTGCGGCGTATAAATATCATTCTTTTGCCATCCTGCATACCTGGGGAAACAAACTCGCCGGTTTTTTGCTTTTTGCAACCCCGCTCATCCTTCACTTGGATCAAACGGCATGGCTTTTGCCGGTATGTTTCACCGCCGTTCTGTCGGCAGCGGAAGAGAGCATTATTCACCTTTCCTCCACCGAACTTGATTTGAACAGAGCCAGCCTCTTTTACAAAAAATAA
- a CDS encoding aldo/keto reductase — protein MNNVIEAKNGVKIPQLGFGVYKIKKGEQFERAIREAIRVGYRHFDTAKIYGNEEALGLEIQKSGIPREQFFITSKVWTTDLGYNATKKAFEHTCKKLKVEYLDMYLIHFASPHYVEAWKAMEELYSEGKIKVLGVANFEIQHLEHLMAHSRIPPMINQIETHPEFPQNELHDYLVQHRISHEAWGPLGQGNKALLERKELAEIARHHKKSAAQVILRWHLQRGIIVIPKSSNPKRIKENSEIFDFELTAEEMEKVNRLNTGKRYSVNPTGYIVNPFYVKLMKLFIR, from the coding sequence ATGAACAATGTAATTGAAGCAAAGAACGGCGTCAAAATTCCACAATTGGGTTTTGGTGTGTATAAAATCAAAAAAGGAGAACAATTCGAAAGGGCAATTCGCGAGGCGATTCGTGTTGGCTATCGTCATTTCGATACGGCCAAAATTTATGGAAACGAAGAAGCGCTCGGTTTGGAGATTCAAAAAAGCGGGATCCCCCGGGAACAATTTTTTATTACCTCAAAAGTGTGGACGACGGATCTCGGTTATAACGCGACGAAAAAGGCCTTTGAACATACCTGCAAAAAACTTAAAGTAGAGTATCTCGATATGTACCTGATTCATTTTGCTAGTCCTCATTACGTTGAGGCATGGAAAGCCATGGAGGAATTATACTCCGAAGGGAAAATCAAAGTTCTCGGCGTTGCGAATTTTGAGATACAACATCTTGAACATCTTATGGCGCATTCCAGAATTCCACCGATGATTAACCAAATCGAGACCCATCCGGAATTTCCACAAAACGAATTGCATGATTATCTTGTGCAGCATCGAATTTCGCATGAAGCCTGGGGGCCATTGGGGCAAGGTAACAAAGCACTGCTGGAGCGTAAGGAGTTAGCGGAAATTGCTCGTCATCACAAAAAGTCGGCGGCGCAAGTTATTTTGCGTTGGCATCTGCAGCGGGGGATTATTGTAATCCCCAAATCTTCAAACCCCAAAAGGATAAAAGAAAACAGCGAAATATTCGACTTTGAATTAACCGCAGAAGAGATGGAGAAGGTCAACCGATTAAATACGGGTAAAAGGTACTCAGTAAACCCGACCGGATACATAGTGAATCCGTTTTATGTTAAGTTGATGAAGCTATTTATTAGATGA
- a CDS encoding ArsR/SmtB family transcription factor, with product MKQEIIANLTNEFKNNQKVLTAIGDETRQAILMTLIQGQQYPGMRVGEIKERTHLSRPAVSHHLRILKDAQIISVRKEGAKNYYRLDVTSKLKLLKNLVDEIEILLSQCE from the coding sequence GTGAAACAAGAGATCATAGCTAATCTCACAAACGAATTTAAAAATAATCAAAAGGTATTAACTGCAATCGGAGATGAAACCAGGCAAGCCATTCTCATGACCCTGATTCAAGGACAACAATATCCTGGCATGCGGGTGGGTGAAATTAAGGAGAGAACCCATCTTTCCCGTCCGGCTGTTTCCCATCACTTAAGAATATTGAAGGATGCACAAATTATAAGTGTTCGTAAAGAAGGGGCCAAGAATTATTATCGTCTGGACGTTACAAGCAAGCTAAAGCTGCTGAAAAATCTCGTGGATGAAATTGAGATCCTGCTCTCACAGTGCGAATGA
- a CDS encoding right-handed parallel beta-helix repeat-containing protein has protein sequence MQTKHKFFILSLVVATVMIMLLQLRTTSTSAAAPTYFVDSKGNDDNAGTKKSPWRTLQHAADSAKPGSTVYVRGVVYKQKLKISRSGSAREGSITFANFPQERAILDGSGLSVTGQQGLIEIENASYITIKGFEIRNFSTATTEQLPIGIFVHGSGSYIKILNNKVHDIKNTATPAGSDLLGRDAHGIAVYGTNAPASIHDVTIEGNELYRLVLGSSESLVINGNVDTFAVTNNLIHDNDNIGIDLIGFEGTAPHPSYDQVRNGLVSGNRVYNITSNFNPSYGTSLPNHSNAAGGIYIDGGKGSVIERNYSYNNDIGIEIASEHAGKSTSEVTVRSNIVYSNRYTGIALGGYDMERGSTVNCKIINNTLYHNNSLNDGSGEILLQYDTKNNMMTNNIIFANSSNVFIYNEQKKNSGNVVDYNLYYAPGDVSTASWIWKNQEYIGFSTYKARTGNDSHSVFTAPGFVDQDSHDFHLRAASAAIDAGKSYSFIIKTLDIDGQARQRGASVNIGADE, from the coding sequence ATGCAAACAAAGCATAAATTTTTCATACTGAGTTTGGTAGTTGCAACCGTAATGATTATGCTGTTGCAATTACGTACCACTTCTACTTCCGCAGCTGCTCCTACTTATTTTGTAGACTCCAAAGGCAACGATGATAACGCAGGCACCAAAAAATCTCCCTGGAGAACGCTCCAGCATGCAGCAGACTCCGCAAAACCGGGCAGCACGGTGTATGTAAGAGGAGTCGTCTATAAGCAAAAGCTTAAAATAAGCCGTTCAGGCTCGGCCCGGGAGGGTTCGATCACGTTCGCTAATTTCCCGCAGGAAAGAGCAATCCTTGATGGCAGCGGACTTTCTGTCACAGGACAACAAGGCCTGATTGAGATTGAAAATGCCAGCTATATCACGATAAAGGGGTTTGAAATCCGTAATTTCAGCACAGCAACAACAGAGCAATTGCCAATAGGTATATTTGTCCACGGTTCAGGTAGCTATATTAAGATACTGAATAACAAAGTACATGATATCAAAAATACCGCAACACCAGCCGGCAGTGACCTGCTTGGCCGGGATGCTCACGGTATCGCTGTATATGGCACTAATGCTCCCGCCTCCATTCATGATGTAACGATAGAAGGTAATGAGCTTTATAGGCTGGTACTGGGTTCAAGCGAGTCCCTTGTTATCAACGGAAATGTCGATACTTTTGCCGTGACGAACAATCTCATTCATGATAATGACAATATCGGTATCGATCTCATCGGCTTCGAAGGAACGGCGCCGCATCCCTCCTACGATCAAGTGAGAAACGGATTAGTCAGTGGCAATAGAGTATATAACATCACATCCAACTTTAACCCTTCTTACGGTACATCACTTCCTAACCATAGCAACGCGGCTGGCGGTATTTACATCGATGGGGGAAAAGGCAGCGTTATTGAACGAAATTACAGTTACAACAACGATATTGGCATTGAAATTGCCAGTGAACATGCAGGGAAATCCACAAGCGAGGTTACCGTGCGGAGCAACATAGTCTACAGTAACCGGTATACGGGAATAGCGCTGGGCGGATACGATATGGAACGAGGTTCAACAGTAAATTGCAAGATCATCAACAATACCCTATATCACAATAATTCGTTAAATGATGGCAGTGGTGAAATTTTGCTACAGTACGATACCAAAAATAATATGATGACCAATAATATCATCTTTGCGAATTCATCGAATGTCTTCATCTATAACGAACAGAAGAAAAACTCGGGAAATGTAGTGGACTACAATCTTTATTACGCTCCCGGAGACGTATCGACAGCAAGTTGGATTTGGAAAAACCAGGAGTATATCGGTTTCTCCACCTATAAGGCCCGCACCGGAAATGATAGCCACTCTGTATTTACCGCTCCTGGATTTGTGGATCAAGACTCACATGATTTTCACCTTAGAGCTGCTTCCGCCGCAATCGATGCGGGTAAATCTTACAGTTTCATCATCAAAACCTTGGACATCGACGGTCAAGCAAGACAACGGGGAGCATCAGTTAACATAGGGGCCGATGAGTAA
- a CDS encoding SMP-30/gluconolactonase/LRE family protein codes for MIGQAELVIDAKALLGEGAHWDGQESKLHWVDIEGRQLRIYEPMGQGEEIYSFDSMVSAAVPAAGGGWILALQDGIYRFKQNGQPQLIAAVEPELPRNRLNDAKCDSVGRLWFGTMSMDSTPGAGNLYVMEPHGEVRHVLPDIGISNGLAWDDSRSLMYYIDTPTRGVDVMDYDLQSGTVSGRRTVFTLPEGAGGPDGMTIDREGMLWVAQWDGSCVSRWNPHTGKQIGKVEVPAKNVTSCTFGGEALDELYITTARSGMSEEELQHWPLAGGLFKFKAGVQGVPANVFAGGVR; via the coding sequence ATGATTGGACAAGCTGAATTGGTAATTGACGCGAAAGCACTGCTTGGGGAAGGCGCCCACTGGGACGGACAGGAAAGTAAGCTTCATTGGGTTGATATCGAGGGCAGACAGCTGAGAATTTATGAACCAATGGGACAAGGCGAGGAGATCTATTCCTTCGATAGCATGGTCAGTGCGGCAGTGCCGGCCGCAGGCGGCGGCTGGATACTTGCGCTGCAGGACGGAATCTACAGATTCAAGCAGAACGGGCAGCCTCAGCTTATCGCTGCAGTGGAGCCTGAGCTGCCCCGCAACCGGCTGAACGATGCCAAATGCGACAGTGTAGGCCGGCTATGGTTCGGCACCATGAGTATGGATTCAACACCGGGGGCGGGCAATCTGTATGTCATGGAGCCTCATGGAGAGGTGCGCCATGTCTTGCCGGACATCGGCATCTCAAATGGACTGGCCTGGGATGACAGCCGCAGCTTGATGTATTACATTGATACGCCGACCCGGGGCGTCGATGTTATGGATTATGATCTGCAGAGCGGGACAGTCAGCGGACGCAGGACAGTTTTTACTTTGCCGGAAGGTGCAGGCGGTCCTGATGGGATGACGATTGACCGTGAGGGCATGCTCTGGGTGGCCCAGTGGGACGGGAGCTGTGTCTCGCGCTGGAATCCGCACACCGGGAAGCAGATCGGCAAGGTTGAGGTGCCGGCCAAGAATGTAACCTCCTGCACTTTCGGCGGCGAGGCGCTGGACGAGCTGTACATCACTACAGCGAGAAGCGGAATGAGCGAAGAAGAATTGCAGCACTGGCCGCTGGCTGGAGGACTGTTTAAGTTCAAAGCCGGGGTGCAGGGAGTGCCGGCCAATGTTTTTGCAGGCGGGGTTCGGTAG
- a CDS encoding GyrI-like domain-containing protein: MKYEWKKQDKALYLPAVEPAILTVPAFPYFMLQGEGNPNSETFADAVGVLYSLAYAVKMLPKKGAAPESYYDYTVFPLEGIWDLNPEGRKKAVLDKDDLLYTLMIRQPDFVTTDLAGDILEKLKTTKPHPLLHKAAFGSSEDGLSVQMLHLGSYDEEPQSFARMEQYCSEHNLQRVTHTHREIYISDARRTAMEKLKTVLRFQVSRQVTS; the protein is encoded by the coding sequence ATGAAATACGAATGGAAAAAGCAGGACAAGGCCCTGTATCTGCCCGCCGTCGAACCGGCAATTCTTACAGTGCCTGCATTTCCTTACTTTATGCTGCAGGGAGAGGGCAATCCGAACAGCGAGACCTTTGCTGATGCTGTAGGTGTGCTGTACTCTCTGGCTTACGCGGTAAAGATGCTGCCCAAAAAAGGAGCAGCACCTGAGAGCTACTACGATTATACCGTTTTCCCGCTGGAAGGTATTTGGGATCTGAACCCTGAGGGCCGCAAGAAAGCTGTCCTAGACAAAGACGACCTGCTCTATACCTTGATGATCAGGCAGCCTGATTTTGTGACAACCGATCTTGCGGGTGACATCCTGGAGAAGCTAAAGACAACCAAACCGCATCCACTGCTGCATAAAGCCGCCTTCGGAAGCTCCGAAGACGGCCTAAGTGTGCAAATGCTTCATCTGGGCTCTTACGATGAGGAGCCGCAGAGCTTCGCGCGGATGGAACAATATTGTTCCGAACATAACTTGCAGCGGGTTACCCACACCCACAGGGAAATCTATATTTCAGATGCCCGCAGAACAGCGATGGAGAAGCTGAAGACCGTCCTTCGCTTCCAGGTCTCCCGGCAAGTTACTTCGTAA